A single Lancefieldella parvula DSM 20469 DNA region contains:
- a CDS encoding D-alanine--D-alanine ligase family protein — MATKVAVIMGGASFERNFSLKSGALVSEALEKCGYEVLPLDADAHLVDTLRAEKPDVAFVCLHGAGGEDGAVPALLEFLKIPYVGSRPASCRAAWNKADMPFIVRQAWSKEESEVIWPPQIVLTASAFKDLGAAAALDMVPERLGGGVGFPLAVKPVHGGSAMGLSKVDSADQLGKALLGALGFDDSVIIQQWVDGVEVSVTVLSDADGEKTLPPVEISVIKGIYDTDARLDPERIEHFCPVRSESLAALGADPVAAREALERAALEVFTAYGCRDLARIDFIWDGHHVMVMGLKTFPGLTETSLVPMAIEAAGYAVEDVLAQLVEGALKRGN; from the coding sequence ATGGCTACAAAAGTTGCTGTCATTATGGGTGGAGCCTCATTTGAGAGGAACTTCTCGCTAAAAAGTGGGGCTCTTGTCTCCGAGGCTTTAGAGAAGTGCGGTTATGAGGTTTTGCCACTTGATGCTGATGCTCATCTGGTTGATACCCTTCGTGCCGAGAAGCCCGATGTTGCCTTTGTGTGCCTTCATGGTGCAGGTGGAGAAGATGGTGCGGTACCTGCACTTTTGGAGTTTCTCAAGATTCCGTATGTGGGCTCGAGGCCAGCGTCGTGTAGGGCTGCGTGGAATAAAGCAGACATGCCATTTATTGTGCGTCAAGCCTGGTCAAAGGAGGAATCCGAGGTCATTTGGCCCCCTCAGATTGTGTTGACCGCCAGTGCATTCAAAGACCTTGGGGCAGCAGCTGCTCTGGACATGGTCCCCGAGCGTCTTGGTGGTGGAGTTGGTTTCCCCTTAGCGGTCAAGCCAGTTCATGGTGGTTCTGCTATGGGTCTTTCTAAGGTTGATAGCGCCGACCAGCTTGGTAAGGCGCTTCTCGGCGCACTTGGCTTTGATGATTCCGTCATTATTCAGCAGTGGGTTGATGGCGTTGAAGTAAGCGTTACCGTGCTCTCTGATGCAGATGGCGAGAAAACCCTGCCACCTGTAGAGATTTCGGTGATTAAAGGCATTTACGACACGGACGCTCGTCTTGATCCAGAGCGCATTGAGCATTTCTGTCCAGTTCGTTCTGAGTCTCTGGCGGCTCTTGGCGCAGATCCAGTTGCTGCTCGTGAGGCTCTTGAGCGTGCGGCTCTTGAGGTATTTACCGCGTACGGCTGCAGAGATCTTGCTCGTATTGACTTTATTTGGGATGGACATCACGTTATGGTCATGGGTTTGAAGACATTCCCAGGACTTACTGAGACCTCCCTTGTTCCAATGGCAATTGAGGCTGCAGGATATGCTGTTGAAGACGTTCTTGCACAGCTTGTTGAGGGCGCGCTTAAGCGCGGTAACTAG
- a CDS encoding ROK family protein produces the protein MEYVLGIDVGGTTIKLGLFSTEGELLSEQKVKTPALDNEDGYQTVTDAIRLIVHGQKASRNDVIACGLDIPGPVADDGTVGFLANVDIDPEGLVQAINMCLPNATIAFVNDANAAALGEAWAGVAVGVPSFVLIALGTGVGAGVVVDGKLAAGAFGAGGEIGHIIVEPEETLTCGCGRHGCLEQYASAKGVVRLYLEECAARGVVPVNIEHETDTVSVFRAHAQGDECATLAIHKMCHYLGLAMAQVSCVVDPAMFLIGGGVAGSFATFALELRETFEQYALPVSKGARIEAASLGNQAAMYGCAYEALRLRKERFGQEEAE, from the coding sequence ATGGAATACGTATTGGGCATTGATGTTGGTGGTACCACCATTAAACTGGGACTTTTCTCCACAGAAGGAGAGCTGCTTTCTGAGCAGAAGGTCAAGACGCCTGCACTTGATAACGAGGACGGTTATCAGACGGTAACCGATGCAATTAGGCTTATTGTTCATGGTCAAAAAGCAAGCCGCAATGATGTTATTGCGTGTGGTTTGGATATTCCAGGTCCTGTTGCAGATGATGGAACCGTCGGTTTTCTCGCTAATGTAGACATTGACCCTGAGGGATTGGTACAGGCAATTAATATGTGCTTGCCAAACGCAACCATCGCGTTTGTTAATGACGCAAACGCCGCGGCTTTGGGCGAAGCGTGGGCTGGCGTTGCCGTGGGCGTGCCGTCGTTTGTGCTGATTGCGTTGGGAACAGGTGTTGGCGCAGGCGTTGTAGTAGACGGTAAGCTTGCTGCAGGTGCTTTTGGCGCTGGTGGCGAGATTGGCCACATTATTGTTGAGCCAGAAGAAACTTTGACTTGTGGCTGCGGTCGTCATGGCTGCCTGGAGCAGTACGCTTCCGCTAAGGGAGTTGTTCGCTTGTACCTGGAGGAATGCGCCGCTCGTGGTGTTGTTCCTGTGAACATTGAGCACGAGACTGATACCGTGTCCGTGTTTAGAGCCCATGCTCAAGGAGATGAGTGCGCAACCCTTGCTATCCACAAGATGTGTCACTACCTTGGCCTTGCTATGGCGCAGGTTTCGTGCGTGGTTGATCCTGCTATGTTTTTGATTGGCGGTGGCGTAGCAGGCTCGTTTGCAACATTTGCGTTGGAGCTTCGCGAGACCTTTGAGCAGTATGCTCTACCGGTTAGCAAGGGCGCTCGTATTGAGGCCGCTAGCTTGGGTAATCAGGCTGCAATGTATGGTTGCGCATATGAGGCGTTGCGTCTTAGAAAAGAACGCTTTGGCCAGGAGGAAGCAGAGTAG
- a CDS encoding PTS fructose transporter subunit IIC, producing MADESKYDIVAATGCPTGIAHTFMAKEALEKAAAAKGLTIKVETHGQVGVENELTAAEIRNAKAVVVAADKDVQAERFAGKPMVNVGVTAAIKDAEGLIDRALVAQPEGELAEADDAPVSSTIEKESVGHTIYKHLMNGVSHMLVFVVAGGVLTAVSFLWGITSFSSTEADYNSFAAMLKIIGGIAMGLMVPVLSAYIAESIGKRPALVPGFVAGMIAIQGLPINPNTGMIDAVGAGVGFGFLGGIVGGFLAGYVIVGLEKLLSGLPKNLDGLKAIFLYPLLSTTIVGLVMLGISGPMAAINTGMMNFLRGLSASGPIVLGLAIGCMCAFDMGGPVNKAAYVTGTALLTEALNAGIGTPTYEFGTNFMAAVSAACIVPPLITTFAVVVGKKYFTKPDFNAGLVNFILGCTHITEGAIPFMTKNIWPVMPIMMIGSSIGSILTLLFGVHDPAPHGGFLVLPVVDGGLKWVLAILIGAVVGGILFVAFKAYEYRKNGDKIVED from the coding sequence GTGGCTGACGAGTCAAAGTATGACATCGTTGCTGCTACTGGTTGTCCAACCGGTATCGCGCACACCTTTATGGCTAAGGAGGCCCTTGAGAAGGCCGCCGCAGCTAAAGGTCTTACCATTAAGGTTGAGACGCACGGTCAGGTCGGTGTAGAGAACGAGCTTACCGCAGCTGAGATTAGGAACGCCAAGGCAGTAGTTGTTGCTGCCGATAAGGACGTTCAGGCTGAGCGTTTTGCCGGAAAACCAATGGTAAATGTTGGCGTTACAGCAGCTATTAAGGATGCGGAAGGTCTCATTGACCGTGCACTTGTTGCTCAGCCTGAGGGTGAGCTTGCAGAAGCAGACGATGCCCCAGTCTCAAGTACCATTGAGAAAGAGTCTGTAGGCCACACTATCTACAAGCACCTTATGAATGGCGTTAGCCACATGCTGGTCTTTGTTGTTGCTGGTGGTGTTTTGACCGCAGTTTCATTCCTCTGGGGCATCACTTCCTTCAGCTCCACTGAAGCTGACTACAACAGCTTTGCTGCCATGCTCAAGATTATTGGTGGCATTGCAATGGGCCTTATGGTTCCAGTCCTTTCTGCTTACATTGCTGAGTCTATTGGCAAGCGTCCTGCCCTGGTTCCTGGTTTTGTTGCAGGTATGATTGCTATCCAAGGTCTTCCAATCAACCCTAATACCGGCATGATTGATGCTGTTGGCGCTGGTGTTGGCTTTGGCTTCCTGGGCGGCATCGTCGGCGGCTTCCTTGCTGGTTATGTTATCGTTGGTCTTGAGAAGCTTCTTTCTGGTCTTCCAAAGAACCTTGATGGCTTGAAGGCAATTTTCCTGTATCCTCTGCTTTCTACCACCATTGTTGGCCTGGTTATGCTGGGCATTTCTGGTCCTATGGCAGCAATCAACACTGGCATGATGAACTTCCTGCGCGGTCTGTCTGCTTCTGGCCCAATTGTCCTCGGCCTTGCAATTGGTTGCATGTGCGCATTTGATATGGGTGGTCCAGTCAACAAGGCAGCTTACGTTACCGGTACAGCACTTCTGACTGAGGCTCTCAATGCTGGCATTGGTACTCCAACCTATGAGTTTGGTACCAACTTTATGGCTGCAGTTTCCGCTGCGTGTATTGTTCCTCCACTGATTACAACCTTTGCTGTTGTCGTTGGTAAGAAGTACTTTACTAAGCCCGATTTCAACGCTGGTTTGGTCAACTTCATTCTTGGCTGCACCCACATTACCGAGGGCGCAATTCCATTCATGACCAAGAACATTTGGCCTGTTATGCCTATTATGATGATCGGTTCTTCCATCGGCTCCATTTTGACCCTGCTCTTTGGTGTTCACGATCCAGCACCTCACGGTGGTTTCTTGGTTCTTCCAGTTGTTGATGGCGGCCTTAAGTGGGTTCTCGCTATTCTTATTGGTGCTGTTGTTGGTGGCATTCTCTTTGTTGCTTTCAAAGCATACGAGTACCGCAAGAACGGCGACAAGATTGTCGAGGACTAA